AATTTCCGCGAGGCGGGTACCCTACCCGAAGCCTCTTAAGAGGCAACGCCCTACGACTGCGTGATGAGCGACACTGTGGACGACGTCGACCTCCCTTACGACGAGGACGAGGCGTCCCAACAGGAGAAAATACGGGCGCTCGAGGAACGCCTGGAGGTCCTCGAGTCGCAAAACGAGGAGATGCGCGACAAACTCCTCGACGCGAACGCCGAGAACAACAAGTACCAGCAAAAGCTCGAGCGACTCACCCACGAGAACAAGAAGCTCAAGCAGTCCCCGCTTTTCGTCGCCACGGTCCAGGAACTCACCGACGAGGGCGTCATCATCAAACAGCACGGGAACAACCAGGAGGCGCTGACCGAGGTCACCGAGGAGATGCGCGAGCGACTCCAGCCGGACGCTCGCGTCGCGGTCAACAACTCTCTATCTATCGTCAAGACCCTCTCCAACGAGACCGACGTCCGCGCCCGCGTGATGGAAGTGACCGAGAGCCCGGACGTCAGCTACGAGGACATCGGCGGCCTCGACGAACAGCTCCAGGAGGTCCGCGAGACCGTCGAGATGCCCCTCGAGAAACCCGAGATGTTCCAGAACGTCGGCATCGAGCCGCCGTCGGGCGTGTTGCTCTACGGGCCGCCGGGGACGGGCAAGACGATGCTGGCGAAGGCCGTCGCCAACCAGACCGACGCCACCTTCATCAAGATGGCCGGCTCCGAACTCGTCCACAAGTTCATCGGGGAGGGCGCCAAACTCGTCCGCGACCTCTTCGACGTCGCCCGCGACCACGAACCCGCCGTCATCTTCATCGACGAGATCGACGCCATCGCCGCCAAGCGCACGG
The Salinilacihabitans rarus DNA segment above includes these coding regions:
- the pan1 gene encoding proteasome-activating nucleotidase Pan1; the encoded protein is MSDTVDDVDLPYDEDEASQQEKIRALEERLEVLESQNEEMRDKLLDANAENNKYQQKLERLTHENKKLKQSPLFVATVQELTDEGVIIKQHGNNQEALTEVTEEMRERLQPDARVAVNNSLSIVKTLSNETDVRARVMEVTESPDVSYEDIGGLDEQLQEVRETVEMPLEKPEMFQNVGIEPPSGVLLYGPPGTGKTMLAKAVANQTDATFIKMAGSELVHKFIGEGAKLVRDLFDVARDHEPAVIFIDEIDAIAAKRTESKTSGDAEVQRTMMQLLSEMDGFEERGEIRIIAATNRFDMLDRAILRPGRFDRLIEVPKPDEEGRELIFKIHTRDMNVADDVDFEALAAEAEDASGADIKAICTEAGMFAIRDDRTEIRMEDFREAWKKVQAEAEENAEVSKTFA